The following are encoded in a window of Kitasatospora sp. NBC_01250 genomic DNA:
- a CDS encoding TetR/AcrR family transcriptional regulator — MAPRGESVNEEMRLRSRRRLMRATVELVDQHGYAATTLADIAERAGLARGLVSYYFDGKRLLMQSATHRLMHLELAAALEALPSGASPQHRLATAIDAVLHLALNHPRVMRSHLALILDPDIGGFVQDPEQQQLGTILREVLADWGAGDPIAEHAVLRSALMGGCIGVLLPGAQTPLPPIRAALFARYSLAWELGCPPQPQAPAQPHWQPHEASE, encoded by the coding sequence ATGGCACCTCGCGGGGAATCGGTCAACGAGGAGATGCGGCTGCGCTCCCGGCGACGGCTGATGCGAGCCACCGTGGAACTGGTCGACCAGCACGGATACGCCGCCACCACGCTGGCCGACATCGCCGAGCGGGCCGGGCTCGCCCGCGGCCTGGTGTCGTACTACTTCGACGGCAAACGACTCCTGATGCAGTCGGCCACCCACCGCCTGATGCACCTGGAGCTGGCCGCCGCGCTGGAGGCACTGCCGTCCGGCGCCTCACCGCAGCACCGGCTGGCCACGGCGATCGACGCGGTGCTCCACCTCGCCCTGAACCACCCGCGGGTGATGCGCTCGCACCTGGCGCTGATCCTCGACCCGGACATCGGCGGCTTCGTGCAGGACCCCGAGCAGCAGCAGCTGGGCACCATCCTGCGCGAGGTGCTGGCGGACTGGGGGGCGGGCGATCCGATCGCCGAACACGCCGTCCTGCGCAGCGCGTTGATGGGCGGCTGCATCGGCGTCCTGCTGCCCGGGGCGCAGACCCCGCTGCCGCCGATCCGGGCCGCCCTGTTCGCCCGCTACTCGCTGGCCTGGGAGCTGGGCTGCCCGCCGCAGCCGCAGGCACCCGCGCAGCCGCACTGGCAGCCGCACGAGGCCTCGGAGTAG
- a CDS encoding MFS transporter, giving the protein MTSAGHRAPTASTVQTSDRPSDQLQWSPQLWGALIVLCAALFLDALDVSMVGVALPSIGSSLKLSTSALQWVVSGYVLGYGGLLLLGGRAADLLGRRRVFLIALAVFAAASLLGGVVSDGGLLIAARFLKGASAAFTAPAALSIITTTFPEGPARNKALSIFTTCGASGYSLGLVISGLLTSVGWRWTFLMPVPVALIALVFALKLLPKHPHERSEGGYDVAGAITGTASLLLLVFTVTEAQGAGWASLRTIGSLLAVVVLGAAFLLIEQRAAHPLVRLGIFRNGNVARANVAAFVLMGSYAGFQFIVALYLQRLLGWSALEMGFALLPAGALVALSSTRMGAIVDRYGTGRLLPLGSLAMVIGYALFLRLDTHSTFAALVLPTMVLLGIGFALFYPSANIAATNGVADEEQGLASGLVNTAMQIGNALVLAVTTAVITAGSHGGTSPQAQLDGYRPGLLLVTGVALISLVVTASGAVLDRRRTVTPPAVPDYDYGRVNAEAGAGRTLTEKV; this is encoded by the coding sequence ATGACCTCCGCAGGCCACCGTGCGCCAACAGCCAGCACTGTCCAGACATCTGACCGTCCGTCCGACCAGCTCCAATGGAGCCCCCAGCTCTGGGGCGCCCTGATCGTTCTCTGTGCCGCCCTCTTCCTGGACGCCCTGGACGTCTCGATGGTCGGCGTCGCCCTGCCGTCCATCGGCTCCAGCCTCAAGCTCTCCACGTCGGCACTGCAGTGGGTGGTCTCCGGCTACGTGCTGGGCTACGGCGGTCTGTTGCTGCTCGGCGGCCGGGCCGCCGACCTGCTGGGCCGCCGCCGGGTCTTCCTGATCGCGCTCGCGGTCTTCGCCGCCGCCTCGCTGCTGGGCGGCGTGGTCAGCGACGGCGGGCTGCTGATCGCCGCCCGCTTCCTTAAGGGCGCCAGCGCCGCGTTCACCGCGCCCGCCGCCCTGTCGATCATCACCACCACCTTCCCCGAGGGCCCGGCCCGCAACAAGGCGCTGTCGATCTTCACCACCTGCGGGGCCAGCGGCTACTCGCTCGGCCTGGTGATCAGCGGCCTGCTCACCTCGGTGGGCTGGCGCTGGACCTTCCTGATGCCCGTCCCGGTCGCACTGATCGCGCTGGTGTTCGCGCTGAAGCTGCTGCCCAAGCACCCGCACGAGCGCTCCGAGGGCGGCTACGACGTGGCCGGCGCGATCACCGGCACCGCTTCGCTGCTGCTGCTGGTCTTCACCGTCACCGAGGCCCAGGGGGCCGGCTGGGCGAGCCTGCGCACCATCGGCTCGCTGCTCGCGGTGGTCGTGCTCGGCGCGGCCTTCCTGCTGATCGAGCAGCGCGCCGCGCACCCGCTGGTACGGCTCGGGATCTTCCGCAACGGCAACGTCGCACGGGCCAATGTGGCGGCCTTCGTGCTGATGGGCTCCTACGCGGGCTTCCAGTTCATCGTGGCGCTCTACCTGCAGCGACTGCTCGGCTGGTCGGCTCTGGAGATGGGCTTCGCACTGCTGCCGGCCGGCGCGCTGGTCGCCCTCTCCTCCACCAGGATGGGCGCCATCGTGGACCGCTACGGCACCGGCCGGCTGCTGCCGCTCGGCAGCCTGGCGATGGTGATCGGCTACGCGCTCTTCCTGCGGCTGGACACCCACAGCACCTTCGCCGCCCTGGTGCTGCCGACCATGGTGCTGCTGGGCATCGGCTTCGCGCTCTTCTACCCCTCCGCCAACATCGCCGCCACCAACGGCGTGGCCGACGAGGAGCAGGGGCTGGCCTCCGGCCTGGTCAACACCGCCATGCAGATCGGCAACGCGCTGGTGCTGGCCGTCACCACCGCGGTGATCACCGCGGGCAGCCACGGCGGGACCAGCCCGCAGGCCCAACTGGACGGCTACCGACCGGGATTGCTGCTGGTCACCGGGGTCGCACTGATCAGCCTGGTGGTCACCGCGAGCGGCGCGGTGCTGGACCGCCGACGCACCGTCACCCCGCCCGCCGTGCCGGACTACGATTACGGTCGGGTCAACGCCGAGGCGGGCGCTGGCCGGACGCTGACCGAGAAGGTCTGA
- a CDS encoding MarR family transcriptional regulator: MSVQDLAETAALVSEWRDLLARHAATACALDRELGEHFGLCMSDFEVLERLAEAADLLRVQELAEKVHLSQSALSRLIGRLEKAGLVERTMCDLDRRGIYVRLAPLGQERYEAARPLHREVLERMLLKRQQPSCG, from the coding sequence GTGTCAGTACAAGACCTGGCCGAGACGGCCGCCCTGGTCTCCGAGTGGCGTGACCTGCTGGCCCGTCATGCGGCGACAGCCTGTGCCCTGGACCGTGAGCTGGGCGAGCACTTCGGGCTCTGCATGAGCGACTTCGAGGTGCTGGAGCGCCTGGCCGAGGCCGCCGACCTGCTGCGGGTGCAGGAGCTGGCCGAGAAGGTCCATCTGAGCCAGAGTGCGCTCTCCCGCCTCATCGGCCGCCTGGAGAAGGCCGGCCTGGTCGAGCGGACCATGTGCGACCTGGACCGGCGCGGCATCTACGTCCGGCTCGCGCCGCTGGGCCAGGAGCGCTACGAGGCGGCCCGGCCGCTGCACCGCGAGGTGCTGGAGCGGATGCTGCTCAAGCGCCAACAGCCCAGCTGCGGCTGA
- a CDS encoding M56 family metallopeptidase — protein sequence MTALLGLLLLGVLLATAGPLLLTRAGWAEREPVLALLVWQCLVIAVLLCCLLSLLLAVSAALPEVRTLLFAGAPRGVEAAYGLGEAEGWGRFCAALLALGGLRTALSLAREIRSARAERGHRHAELATRAPELPAAAGDLPARRERLVVLENVQPQAWSLPGPQSRLVVTTGALSRLTDRELAAVLSHERSHVRARHHWLAQCAQALAAGFPGVGVFSAFRDQVGELVELAADDRAARRHGRLITAHAMVEINAGRGVFASCPGGPVPGQLAQAPRRVDRLLAGRPRLPVLTRLRLTAAALAAPGSVLLLAVLPGLSALH from the coding sequence ATGACGGCCCTGCTCGGCCTGCTGCTGCTCGGCGTGCTGCTCGCCACCGCCGGGCCACTCCTGCTGACCCGGGCCGGCTGGGCCGAGCGTGAACCGGTGCTCGCGCTGCTGGTGTGGCAGTGCCTGGTGATCGCCGTCCTGCTCTGCTGCCTGCTGAGCCTGCTGCTGGCCGTCTCGGCCGCGCTGCCCGAGGTGCGCACCCTGCTCTTCGCCGGGGCGCCGCGCGGCGTGGAGGCGGCGTACGGACTGGGCGAGGCCGAAGGCTGGGGCCGGTTCTGCGCGGCGCTGCTGGCGCTGGGCGGGCTGCGCACCGCGCTCTCGCTGGCCCGTGAGATCCGCTCGGCGCGCGCCGAGCGCGGCCACCGGCACGCCGAACTCGCGACCCGCGCACCCGAGTTGCCGGCCGCCGCCGGAGATCTTCCGGCCCGCCGCGAGCGCCTGGTAGTGCTGGAGAACGTCCAGCCGCAGGCCTGGTCGCTGCCCGGACCGCAGTCCCGCCTGGTGGTCACCACCGGGGCGCTGAGCCGGCTGACCGACCGGGAGCTGGCGGCGGTGCTGAGCCACGAGCGCAGCCACGTCCGGGCCCGGCACCACTGGCTGGCGCAGTGCGCGCAGGCGCTCGCGGCGGGCTTCCCCGGGGTCGGGGTGTTCAGCGCGTTCCGGGACCAGGTGGGCGAGTTGGTGGAGCTGGCCGCGGACGACCGGGCCGCCCGCCGGCACGGGCGACTGATCACGGCGCACGCGATGGTCGAGATCAATGCGGGGCGCGGCGTCTTCGCGTCCTGCCCCGGCGGCCCGGTCCCCGGTCAGCTGGCCCAGGCGCCGCGCCGGGTGGACCGGCTGCTGGCCGGCCGGCCGCGGCTGCCCGTGCTCACCCGGCTGCGGCTGACCGCGGCGGCACTCGCGGCGCCGGGCAGCGTGCTGCTGCTCGCGGTGCTGCCGGGCCTCAGCGCGCTGCACTGA
- a CDS encoding DUF5134 domain-containing protein translates to MYGPAVLSWLLALLTAGTGGICLIRLHLTPRTAPGGGRGSDAVEAAMGLGTAAMIALGDRLPAALWVALFGLLCAGSLGAAAGRGAGGRRAHRLHHAVGAAAMAYMALAMGGAPQQHAGMVMPMGRPAVTGLLLVYFGCYALWAGSRLLTVPVRPGATGTTGRVVLGGPLPQACRLAMGVGMFAMLLVL, encoded by the coding sequence ATGTACGGACCGGCTGTGCTCAGCTGGCTGCTGGCGCTGCTGACCGCCGGCACCGGCGGGATCTGTCTGATCCGGCTGCACCTCACCCCCCGCACCGCGCCTGGCGGCGGGCGCGGCTCGGACGCGGTGGAGGCCGCGATGGGCCTGGGCACCGCCGCGATGATCGCGCTCGGCGACCGGCTGCCGGCCGCGCTCTGGGTCGCGCTCTTCGGCCTGCTCTGCGCGGGCTCGCTCGGCGCGGCGGCGGGCCGCGGGGCGGGCGGACGGCGGGCCCACCGACTGCACCACGCGGTCGGCGCGGCGGCGATGGCCTACATGGCACTGGCGATGGGCGGCGCACCGCAGCAGCACGCGGGGATGGTGATGCCGATGGGCCGACCCGCGGTCACCGGGCTGCTGCTGGTCTACTTCGGCTGTTACGCGCTCTGGGCGGGCAGCCGGCTGCTGACGGTGCCGGTCCGGCCGGGCGCCACCGGAACGACGGGGCGGGTGGTGCTCGGCGGCCCGCTGCCCCAGGCCTGCCGGCTCGCGATGGGCGTGGGCATGTTCGCGATGCTGCTGGTGCTCTGA
- a CDS encoding DUF6421 family protein, which produces MQNLSSKLAVAADRPAAPLSDHPAWQRLKQTVEELRPLQSKDGSIDLAAVQRQTVDPLLATVLDAIAELAPLFPHDAAYLEAVQADLRKWADTGYREPDFLDSLLAFQPAAERVDGLQHLVVFPMYTQNGNPDRNLEAVLLEVVWPDWLAELERTRFDNPMFVPITFVDFTAGYDTNSAVLFPETVAVRKAPERFTWGGIFCDREAARFRAVSTSAVRLLGLDIPADAAELIADQARSQQTFVLWDLVHDRTHSHGDLPFDPFMIKQRSPFWMYGLEELRCDLTAFKEAVRLEAEGYPQGRDVQYAILFDRMFRFPVTGGRVRNYDGMGGQLLFAYLHKHDALRWRDNRLSIDWDRVAEVTNALCGEIEALYRAGIDRPKTAHWIAAYELVSRYLTPHPASTWAKGPEALPLDLDGKALNKALCDAVHPDEFPLSMFYEALSKKLSGVIAATTGITGAGVTEVAA; this is translated from the coding sequence ATGCAGAATCTCTCGTCGAAGCTCGCGGTGGCGGCCGACCGTCCGGCGGCGCCCCTCTCCGACCACCCCGCCTGGCAGCGGCTGAAGCAGACCGTCGAGGAGCTGCGCCCGCTGCAGTCCAAGGACGGCTCGATCGACCTGGCCGCGGTCCAGCGGCAGACCGTCGACCCGCTGCTGGCCACCGTGCTCGACGCGATCGCGGAGCTGGCACCGCTCTTCCCGCACGACGCGGCCTACCTGGAGGCCGTCCAGGCCGACCTGCGCAAGTGGGCCGACACCGGCTACCGCGAGCCCGACTTCCTGGACTCGCTGCTCGCCTTCCAGCCCGCCGCCGAGCGGGTGGACGGCCTGCAGCACCTGGTCGTGTTCCCGATGTACACCCAGAACGGCAACCCGGACCGCAACCTGGAGGCCGTCCTCCTCGAGGTGGTCTGGCCCGACTGGCTGGCCGAGCTGGAGCGCACCCGCTTCGACAACCCGATGTTCGTGCCGATCACCTTCGTCGACTTCACGGCGGGCTACGACACGAACTCCGCGGTGCTCTTCCCGGAGACCGTGGCCGTCCGCAAGGCCCCCGAGCGGTTCACCTGGGGCGGCATCTTCTGCGACCGCGAGGCCGCCCGGTTCCGCGCCGTGTCCACCTCGGCCGTGCGGCTGCTCGGCCTGGACATCCCCGCCGACGCCGCCGAGCTGATCGCCGACCAGGCCCGCTCGCAGCAGACCTTCGTCCTGTGGGACCTGGTGCACGACCGCACCCACAGCCACGGCGACCTGCCGTTCGACCCCTTCATGATCAAGCAGCGCAGCCCGTTCTGGATGTACGGGCTGGAGGAGCTGCGCTGCGACCTGACCGCCTTCAAGGAGGCCGTCCGGCTGGAGGCCGAGGGCTACCCGCAGGGCCGCGACGTCCAGTACGCGATCCTCTTCGACCGGATGTTCCGCTTCCCCGTCACCGGTGGCCGGGTCCGCAACTACGACGGCATGGGCGGCCAGCTGCTCTTCGCCTACCTGCACAAGCACGACGCGCTGCGCTGGCGCGACAACCGGCTGAGCATCGACTGGGACCGGGTCGCCGAGGTCACCAACGCCCTCTGCGGCGAGATCGAGGCGCTCTACCGGGCCGGCATCGACCGCCCCAAGACCGCCCACTGGATCGCCGCCTACGAGCTGGTCTCCCGCTACCTGACCCCGCACCCGGCCTCCACCTGGGCCAAGGGCCCCGAGGCGCTGCCGCTGGACCTGGACGGCAAGGCGCTGAACAAGGCGCTGTGCGACGCCGTCCACCCCGACGAGTTCCCGCTCAGCATGTTCTACGAGGCCCTGTCGAAGAAGCTCAGCGGCGTGATCGCCGCGACCACCGGCATCACCGGTGCCGGCGTGACGGAGGTGGCCGCGTGA
- a CDS encoding SDR family NAD(P)-dependent oxidoreductase, producing the protein MSALQDKVIAVAGASGPAGQATMRRLAAGGAVVIGADIDQQRLDGALAKVRESVPGARVSGQVIDLLDPQEVHDWADHLEAEHGHVDGLFHLVGGWRGSKSFHDTRIDDWDFLHNTVVRTLQHTSLAFQPALLRSEAGRYAIVSAAAAHKPTGGGAAYAAAKAASEAWTLAMAHSFQKETTAEDGVPTAAAVILVIKALVSPEMRAEKPEAKFAGFTDTADLADNLADLWARPAAELNGQHLWLTAR; encoded by the coding sequence GTGAGCGCCCTGCAGGACAAGGTGATCGCGGTCGCCGGTGCCAGCGGCCCGGCCGGCCAGGCGACCATGCGCCGGCTCGCGGCCGGCGGCGCCGTGGTGATCGGCGCGGACATCGACCAGCAGCGCCTCGACGGTGCGCTCGCCAAGGTGCGCGAATCCGTGCCCGGGGCGCGGGTCAGCGGCCAGGTCATCGACCTGCTCGACCCGCAGGAGGTGCACGACTGGGCCGACCACCTGGAGGCCGAGCACGGCCACGTCGACGGCCTGTTCCACCTGGTCGGCGGCTGGCGCGGCAGCAAGAGCTTCCACGACACCCGGATCGACGACTGGGACTTCCTGCACAACACGGTGGTCCGCACCCTGCAGCACACCTCGCTCGCCTTCCAGCCCGCGCTGCTTCGCAGCGAGGCCGGCCGGTACGCGATCGTCTCGGCCGCCGCCGCGCACAAGCCCACCGGTGGCGGCGCCGCCTACGCGGCGGCCAAGGCCGCCAGCGAGGCCTGGACGCTCGCCATGGCGCACTCCTTCCAGAAGGAGACCACCGCCGAGGACGGCGTGCCGACCGCCGCGGCTGTCATCCTGGTGATCAAGGCCCTGGTCAGCCCCGAGATGCGGGCCGAGAAGCCGGAGGCGAAGTTCGCCGGCTTCACCGACACCGCCGACCTGGCCGACAACCTCGCGGACCTCTGGGCCCGCCCCGCAGCAGAACTGAACGGACAGCACCTGTGGCTGACAGCCCGATGA
- a CDS encoding threonine aldolase family protein has translation MSTTPSGTDAIRRHDPAVRGFASDNYAGVHPEILAALAVANGGHQVAYGEDQYTEHLQTVFKKHFGEQTEAYPVFNGTGANVVALQALLPRWGAVIAAESAHINVDECGAPEKMAGIKLHIVPTPDGKLTPELIDRQAYGWDDEHRAAPLAVSITQSTELGTLYTAEEVRAICEHAHERGMLVHMDGSRLANAAASLGRPFREFTTDAGVDVLSFGGTKNGLLLGEAVVVLNPEKVRNLKYLRKMSMQLASKMRFVSVQFEALLTGDLWLRNAGHANAMAQRLATAVGAIDGVTLVRPVQANAVFAILPREVSERLQKRYRFYFWDEQTGEVRWMTAFDTTEADIDAFAAAIAEELGRGL, from the coding sequence ATGAGCACCACCCCGTCCGGGACCGACGCGATCCGCCGCCACGACCCCGCCGTGCGCGGGTTCGCCAGCGACAACTACGCCGGTGTCCACCCGGAGATCCTGGCCGCACTGGCGGTCGCCAACGGCGGCCACCAGGTCGCGTACGGCGAGGACCAGTACACCGAGCACCTGCAGACGGTCTTCAAGAAGCACTTCGGCGAGCAGACCGAGGCCTACCCGGTCTTCAACGGCACCGGCGCCAACGTGGTCGCGCTCCAGGCGCTGCTGCCGCGCTGGGGCGCGGTGATCGCCGCCGAGAGCGCGCACATCAACGTCGACGAGTGCGGCGCCCCGGAGAAGATGGCCGGGATCAAGCTGCACATCGTCCCCACTCCGGACGGCAAGCTCACCCCCGAGCTGATCGACCGGCAGGCCTACGGCTGGGACGACGAGCACCGGGCGGCCCCGCTCGCGGTCTCCATCACCCAGAGCACCGAGCTCGGCACCCTGTACACCGCCGAGGAGGTCCGGGCGATCTGCGAGCACGCGCACGAGCGCGGCATGCTCGTCCACATGGACGGCTCCCGGCTGGCCAACGCCGCCGCCTCGCTGGGCCGGCCCTTCCGCGAGTTCACCACCGACGCCGGGGTGGACGTGCTCTCCTTCGGCGGCACCAAGAACGGCCTGCTGCTCGGCGAGGCCGTGGTGGTGCTCAACCCGGAGAAGGTCCGGAACCTGAAGTACCTGCGCAAGATGTCGATGCAGCTCGCCTCGAAGATGCGCTTCGTCTCGGTGCAGTTCGAGGCGCTGCTCACCGGCGACCTCTGGCTGCGCAACGCCGGGCACGCCAACGCGATGGCCCAGCGCCTGGCCACGGCGGTCGGCGCGATCGACGGCGTCACCCTGGTCCGCCCGGTGCAGGCCAACGCCGTCTTCGCGATCCTGCCGCGCGAGGTCAGCGAGCGGCTGCAGAAGCGTTACCGCTTCTACTTCTGGGACGAGCAGACCGGCGAGGTGCGCTGGATGACCGCCTTCGACACCACCGAGGCGGACATCGACGCCTTCGCGGCGGCGATAGCGGAGGAGCTGGGCCGGGGCCTCTGA
- a CDS encoding alpha/beta hydrolase yields the protein MDMVKRLSAALGAEAVPIDGAATPNRSSHWQLVLPDSTAPLVVDLVTDPATAVPHSVAVLLPGGGLNVRASYCTAQDGGGLAGFLAARGHLVLGITPREDALTTESTGPHCAEWGLAAHRRDVRQVLAAVDEALGLPYDLLGHSAGAALALDTAAQPDAHPRRVLVLDTTGPYDPATEPELAARAGALTDALQEQLAAGHWTVDPGLKGLFARAAADPAGDSPLPRPGHPGTAFGNLALLHYALTRTHLLPGPANWIYHRGHSSGSFEFGATAVQDRFTLDRTPLAVWSEAVGRLGSGEQPTALLRDLAAVWGGREEVYRIDWAAIRAEVVWINTELGRGDHDLGARLIRAGGARVDYRVVPGYGHADVVWAPDAERDVWPLLPAR from the coding sequence ATGGACATGGTCAAGAGGTTGAGTGCGGCGCTGGGTGCCGAAGCGGTCCCGATCGACGGGGCGGCGACACCGAACCGGAGCAGCCACTGGCAGCTCGTCCTGCCGGACTCGACCGCGCCCTTGGTGGTCGACCTGGTGACCGATCCGGCGACGGCGGTACCGCACAGCGTCGCCGTCCTGCTCCCCGGCGGCGGTCTCAATGTCCGGGCGAGCTACTGCACCGCGCAGGACGGCGGCGGTCTGGCCGGATTCCTCGCCGCCCGCGGCCACCTCGTCCTCGGCATCACGCCCCGCGAGGACGCGCTGACCACGGAGAGCACCGGCCCGCACTGTGCCGAGTGGGGCCTCGCCGCCCACCGCCGCGACGTGCGGCAGGTGCTCGCCGCCGTCGACGAGGCGCTCGGCCTCCCCTACGACCTGCTCGGACACTCGGCCGGCGCCGCCCTGGCGCTGGACACGGCGGCCCAGCCCGACGCCCACCCCCGACGCGTCCTCGTCCTCGACACCACCGGGCCCTACGACCCGGCCACCGAACCCGAGCTCGCCGCCCGCGCCGGCGCGCTCACCGATGCGCTCCAGGAGCAGCTCGCCGCGGGCCACTGGACGGTCGACCCCGGCCTCAAGGGCCTGTTCGCCCGCGCCGCCGCCGACCCCGCGGGTGACAGCCCGCTCCCCCGCCCGGGCCACCCCGGCACGGCCTTCGGCAACCTCGCCCTGCTGCACTACGCGCTGACCCGCACCCACCTGCTGCCGGGACCGGCGAACTGGATCTACCACCGCGGCCACAGCAGCGGCTCCTTCGAGTTCGGCGCCACCGCGGTGCAGGACCGCTTCACCCTGGACCGCACGCCGCTGGCCGTCTGGTCCGAGGCGGTCGGCCGGCTCGGCAGCGGGGAGCAGCCGACCGCCCTGCTGCGCGATCTCGCCGCCGTGTGGGGTGGCCGCGAGGAGGTGTACCGGATCGATTGGGCGGCGATCCGCGCCGAGGTGGTGTGGATCAACACCGAACTCGGGCGCGGCGATCACGACCTCGGCGCACGGCTGATCCGCGCGGGCGGGGCGCGGGTCGACTACCGGGTGGTGCCGGGCTACGGCCACGCGGACGTGGTGTGGGCGCCCGATGCCGAGCGGGACGTCTGGCCGCTGCTGCCCGCGCGCTGA